A stretch of the Gracilinanus agilis isolate LMUSP501 chromosome 4, AgileGrace, whole genome shotgun sequence genome encodes the following:
- the LOC123244487 gene encoding zinc finger protein 501-like, whose protein sequence is MYRFEGIMVGVGSNSNGDSEEELTSKRDGGQNDLEPSIKTSEVSSKGNNLKEESEDSYWKEAIHIGEKPYKCEECGKTSIEMADLNIHQMIHTGEKSHKCEECGKAFPYSSQLIEHQRIHTREMPYKCNECGKAFHHHSTLNRHHIIHTEDKPYKCEECGKTFNRSSTLYRHHKIHTGQKPFKCEECGKTFNRNSTLVRHQSVHSGGKTYECSECGKTFPHSSLLIEHQGIHTEEKPYICRECGKVFLQSSHLIEHQRIHTGEKPYKCEECGKTFNRSSTFFRHQRIHTGEKPYKCSECGKAFPHSSELIEHQGSHTGEKSYNCNECGKAFVHRTTLSRHHRIHTGEKTYKCNECGKAFPQSSNLIEHQRIHTGEKPFQCNECGKAFSRSSTLSRHRRIHTGEKPYKCEECGKAFTGMSDLNRHQVIHSGEKSYKCNECGKAFYQSSTLVRHQRIHTGEKPYKCEECGKIFNRSSTLVRHQSVHSGEKPYTCNKSPNPQTILNTR, encoded by the exons ATGTACAGGTTTGAAGGTATCATGGTTGGTGTGGGTTCTAATTCAAATGGAGACTCTGAGGAGGAACTCACCAGTAAAAGAGATGGAGGTCAGAATG ATTTGGAGCCTAGCATAAAGACCTCAGAGGTATCTTCAAAAGGGAACAATCTAAAGGAAGAATCAGAAGATTCATACTGGAAAGAAGC AATTCACAttggagagaagccttataaatGTGAGGAGTGTGGAAAAACCTCCATTGAGATGGCAGATCTTAATATTCATCAGATGATTCATACAGGAGAGAAGTCTCATAAATGTGAGGAGTGTGGGAAGGCCTTTCCTTACTCTTCACAACTTATTGaacaccagagaattcatactaGAGAGAtgccttataaatgtaatgaatgtgggaaagccttccaTCATCACTCAACCCTTAACAGACACCATATTATTCATACTGAAGATAAGCCTTATAAATGCGAGGAGTGTGGGAAAACCTTCAACAGGAGTTCCACACTTTATAGGCACCACAAAATTCATACTGGACAAAAGCCTTTTAAATGTGAGGAGTGTGGGAAAACCTTCAACAGAAATTCAACCCTTGTTAGGCACCAGAGTGTTCATTCTGGAGGGAAGACTTATGAGTGTAGTGAATGTGGAAAAACCTTTCCTCATTCTTCACTCCTTATTGAACACCAGGGAATTCATACTGAAGAGAAGCCTTATATATGTAGAGAATGTGGGAAAGTCTTTCTTCAATCTTCACATCTTATTGaacaccagagaattcatactggagaaaagccTTATAAATGTGAGGAGTGTGGGAAAACCTTCAATAGAAGTTCAACCTTTTTTAGGCaccaaagaattcatactggagagaagccttataaatgtagtgaatgtgggaaagcctttccacactcgTCAGAACTCATTGAACACCAAGGAAGTCATACTGGAGAGAAGTCTTATAattgtaatgaatgtgggaaagcctttgtTCATCGCACAACCCTTTCCAGACACCacagaatccatactggagagaagacttataaatgtaatgaatgtgggaaagcctttccTCAATCTTCAAACCTTATTGaacaccagagaattcatactggagagaagccctttCAATGTAATGAGTGTGGGAAGGCCTTCAGTCGGAGCTCAACCCTTTCCAGACACCgtagaattcatactggagagaagccatATAAATGTGAGGAGTGCGGGAAAGCCTTCACTGGGATGTCAGATCTTAATAGACATCAGGTGATTCATAGTGGAGAAAAGTCTTATAAATGTAatgagtgtgggaaagccttctACCAAAGTTCAACACTTGTTAGgcaccagagaattcatactggagagaagccttataaatGTGAAGAATGTGGAAAAATCTTCAATAGAAGTTCAACCCTGGTTAGGCATCAGAGTGTTCAttctggagagaagccttatacATGCAATAAATCCCCCAATCCTCAAACCATATTGAACACCAGATAA